The genomic interval TTGAGCAGAAGCCTTACCGATATGACCCGAATGACTCCTCAAAGTGCCAATAACTCGTTTGCAGGAACAAACTTTCGCTATAATAACGTAACTATCGACGGTACAATCAATAACGATGCCATTGGCTTTAGTCCATCGTTGGGAGGACAAAGCGGTACATCGGGTATGCCAGGGAGTAGTACAAGAACAAACCCTATTTCGTTAGATGCCATTCAGGATATACAGGTGTACATTGCTCCTTATGATGTCAAAATTGGTAATTTTACAGGTGGTTCAATCAATGCCGTAACCCGAAGTGGTACAAATGAAGTGACTGGGTCAGTGTATGGATTTGGGAGAAATGCTACTATTACAGGCCCTAATAATGCAGGCGATGGAGCTAAAGTTCCAAGCAGTTATTACGATTATCAGACAGGTTTTAGAGTGGGTTTACCTTTGATAAAAAACAAACTATTTTTCTTTACGAATGAAGAAATTACCCGCCGCCAAGAGCCACTTTTTTATGGGGCAGGTTATAAAGATGCCAACGGCAATCAGTTGTCGTTGATTGATGCAGCAACAGCACAAAAAATTACTGATTTTGTTAAAACTAATTATGGATTTGATGTTGGTGAAGCCAATAACTACAATATTTATGCTAAAAGTAATAAATTCTTTAATCGCTTAGATTGGAATATCTCAGACAAACATCAGTTGTCGATTCGCAACAATTATATCACTTCAGAAGCCAGCAATCTTGAGCGTGATTTAGCGAATTTTAGGTTTTCTAGCATGGATTTCAAACAAATCAACAACCAAAATTCGACAGTAGCCGAGCTAAAAAGCCGTTTTGGGAATGCCTCTAATAGCCTCATTTTAGGGTATTCAGATATTCATGATTACCGACAGCCTTTGAGTGGCAATGCGTCTTTTCCGCAGGTAGAAATTGCGGCTAATGGAGGTACTATTTTCTTAGGAAATGACCGTGAAGCAACGATTTTTAATATGCGTCAAAAAACCATTGAATTTACCGACAACTTTACTTGGTTTTCAGGGAAACATACATTTTTGGTAGGTACTCACAACGAAATTTATCATATCAATTATGGCTTTGTCAATTCTTGGAATGGCCGTGTAGCATACCGTAATTTAGACGAGTTTTTTGCTGGAAAAGTAAACCGTGTGCGTGGCTCATATAATTTTACAAATAACGACCGCGATTATAACTTTGATAATCCGTATGCCAAATTCAATGTAGGAATGTTTAGTGTATATGCTCAGGACGAAATTCAGGTAAATGACCGTTTAAAACTTTCACCTGGCTTAAGGTTTGACTTAGCCACAACCGACTCGCCAGCGATTAGTACCATCGCCCACAATACGCCTATCGACCCTAATGCGGGTACTACTTACAGTGCTACGCCACTGTCGCAGATTAATAATAAGATTTTTGGACAAGTATTGGTATCGCCAAGAATTGGCTTTAACTATGATGTTAATGGCGACAAATCGTTGATTATTAGAGGTGGTTCGGGGATATTTACGGGTAAAATTCCTTTTGCTTGGCTAGGGTATGCCTTCTATAACGATGGCGTTGGTTATGGTTCGTTTGATGTTAATAACCTTGCAACAAAAACTGGTGTAAAAGGTGATGTGCTGAAAGATGGTGCAAAAACTTTTGCTTTCAATAACGGACAAGGCAACCAAACTCAGGTTGATGTTATGAATAATAACTTCAAAATGCCTCAGGTTTGGAGAAGTAGTTTGGCTGTTGATTATAATACCAATGGTTATAAATTTACCCTTGAAGGAATTTTTACAAAAACTATTAACGACCTAAAATTCCAACAAGTTAACCTCAAAGATTCTGTAAAATACTTTAGTTATGATACCGACCGTCAAATGCCTATTTATTTGTCGGGAGGAGCCTCTGGACAAAAAGTAAATACTGGATTCTCAAATGCTTATATGCTGTCTAACACTTCGCAAGGGTATCGTTATAGCTTGACGGGTCAGGTAGCCAAAAATTATAATTTTGGCTTGAATATCTCGGTAGCTTATACTTATGGCCAGTCATGGGATTTAACCAATGGTATTCGTAACTCGATGGAGTCTAACTGGCAACTGAACCAGTCGTTGACACCAAACGACCCTAAATTAGCTTATTCAAACTTCGATATTCGTCATAGAATTATAGCGTCGATTGGTTATAAAAAGCAATGGAATAAAACTCATGCAACTACCGTTTCAACAGTGATTAGTGCTCAGTCGGGCAATCCGTTTACATGGGGCTTTGTGAATGCTACATTGGCCAATACACCACAAGCTGCTGGCTTGGCATATATTTTCAAAGATACCGACGAGGCTACCAAATACATGGTTGATTATAAAGATGCTAACGGTACTACCATTACGGCAGCACAGCAGGCTCAGGAGTTTATGAATTTTGTCAATGCAGATTCGTATTTAAGTACCCGAAAAGGCACTTTTACCGAGCGAAATACTGGCCGTACACCTTGGAACACAACAGCCGACCTCAGAATTATGCACGATATTGCTATCCATTCAGGTAAAAAGGCTCATACAATCCAAGTGTCGTTAGATGTCATCAATTTTACCAATTTATTGAATAGCGGTTGGGGAAGGGTGTATTTTGTATCAAATACCTTCAATTCAACGTCGAGTCTTGGATTGGTTCGCAAAAACTCAGGTACAGCTGCCGACCCTGTTTATAACTTTATCAAGCCTTCTACTCCTTATTCGGTCGACCAATTGGCTTCTCGATACCAAGCTCAGTTGGGTTTGCGATATAGTTTTTAAGTAAGTTTTGGCTACAATCAAAATCGGCGAATCTTGGTATAAAAGGTTCGCCGATTTTTTTGATAATCAAAAATTCAATCTCGGAATACTGCACACCTCAATTTTATGCCTTGGTTTTCTTTTTTACTAATCCTAAGCAAGCCAGTATCCAAGCGGTTCGGTTTTTTACTTTTGGGTGTACTCCATTGTTGAGTTCTATATCGAGCATAATAAACTGCCGCAATAAATCTTGGTTGGCTAAGATTTTTTCAATCTGGTAATCGGGCATATTGTAATCTCGTTTCAAAATAATAGAGGCTGAAGTTACAAGAGAGTACGGGTCGGCCATTTGCTGTACAGCTACAGAAAGCTCTTCTTTTTCTCGGTTACTAATCGTAATGGCATTGATAATTGTAAAGGTTAGATGCGTAATATTTCTGAGTTTTTTATCAGTACTTTCATAGTCAAAATGAATGGGTTCGTAGCTACTTTCTGCTAGTTCTCGTTTGGCGGGTTCTATTACGTACTTTTTAAAGTCCTTGAAATTGGTATATTTTTCGGTATCTACTCCTAGTATTTTCCGAAGTTCATCGATACTATAAATGAAAACACTTCTATTTTGTCCGATGTGCATCCTCAAAAGACGGTACATCGGGGTTGTATACACCGATTTAAAGCTCAATACGCTCTCCAATTTGTACTTGGCATACTGTTTCTCCAGATAGAATAAAAACGGCGAAATTTGGGGATTTGTGTAAAACTCCAAAAAACCTTTGTCGGGGTTGTATTCTATTTTGATAAATGGAAAAATATGAATAAACTTTTCTTTCTTGGATGTCTTCGATATTTCTTCAATTGTAATAGGTTTTGAGCCAAGTGTGGCTGAGTATGTTTTTAAATCGGCATACTTGATATGCTTTGAAATATACCGCAGCGGAATCTTGATGATAAGCCCCGTTGTTGTTGACATATCTTTTGATTTATCAAAATCTATTTGATTAATAAAAAATTCAAAAATCTTTTGTTCGATACGACTGTAACGGGCATGACTTACAACCAAGTTATTGGGCAGGTAGTTATGAACCCTCTTCTCAATAAAAGTTTGTTCTTCAAAAAGATATTCTGCACTTTCAACGCTTGATTCTTCTTGCTGTTTTTTTTCTTTTTTTGTCATGTTCTTGCTCATTGAAAATTATGTTAGATGTAGGTTGGGTTTGTTATTTGGGGAGGCTTTAAGTTGTGCTGTTACAAAAGTTATCCACATTTTAAATGACTTATTCTTGAATATATGCTATAAATATACGTAAAAGTGTCCGAAAACTCCCCTTAGAGTGTCCGAAAACTCCCCTTATTTTCGTTTTAAGTGTCCGAAAACTCCCCTTAGAGTGTCCGAAAACTCCCCTTACGGTTTGTATATTACTGTATATCAAGCACTTACAAGCCCCCTAAATCATACAAATTATAAATGATAAATATATAAATCAAGAGAAAAATTTAAAAAAATTACTAAAAATAATAGGTTTTAGGTTTTATTTTCTGGAGTTATCCACATTTTCAGCTTTAACAGTTTCCTTTGTTTTATTGAAAATAAAAATGCCGCGAGTGTCCGAAAACTCCCCTTATTTTCATAAAAATAAAGCTAAATGAGTCTTTATGAGACAAATACTAAAAATGCCCGAGTGTCTGAAAACTCCCCTTACGGTTTTTTTGGCTAAAACCAAGACAGACAATTTTTAGTAAAAACTGGACTTCGAGTGTCCGAAAACTCCCCTTAGAGATATTTTGGGCCTTTTTTTCATGACAGAAAAGGCTTTTTCTGTCATTTTTAGGCCTATTTTAAGAGTTATAATCCTCTATTTGTTAGAGTGTCCGAAAACTCCCCTTATTAGTTTTTTTTACAAAATACTAATAAATATCCTCCTTTTTGTAGTAAAGTTATGACAAAATAGTATATATTTGTAACAACTTTACTACAAAATATTTTACAATGCTTACACACGAAAATGCCTTAAAATTTTTTCGACATCGCCCTGCTATATCGGTTGCAGCAGTAGAAAAACAAGCCTCTATTCCTTCAGGAACAATTGCTCAGGCATTATCAAAAGGAAGACAACTCAGCGAAAAACACTTAGTAGCCCTAGATGGCGTGTTACGAGATTACGGATATACCGACGATTTATACCAAAAAGCTCGTGTTGTTTCGGTGATTAACCACAAAGGCGGTGTTGGCAAAACCACTACCGTTTGTTCGCTTGGTGAAGCATTGGCCAATAAAGGTTTTAAGGTTTTGATGATAGACCTCGACCCACAAGGCAACCTCAGCCAAATCTTGGGTATCGAACAGCCCGAATCGCAAGTAGCAGATGCTTTGATTCACGATGCTGAGTTTCCAACGATAACGCTCGACGAAGGATTAGACCTTGCTCCTAGCGATATAGACTTAGGTAATGCCGAATACCAGCTCATATTAGTACCAGGAGGTGATTTACGCCTTAAAAACCGTATGACTCCCCTACTGACCAAATACGATTATATTTTGATTGACTGCCCTCCTTCTTTGGGTAAACTCACGGTTTCGGCCATGTATGCGTCCGACTCGTGCTTGATTACGATGCAACCCGAAATGGCCGCCATGAAAGGCGTAAATTCGTTGTTGGAGAAAATACACGAAATCAAGAAAAACCTTAATCCGATGCTCGATATAGATGGTTTGGTATTTACGATGGTCAAGAAAAACAGTGTACATGATGGAATCAAAGAAGCCGTTCGTCAAAATCTTCCTTTGCGTATTTTCAATACAGAAATAAAACATTTGGTTGATTTTCAGAAAGCTCAAGTAGCTGGTAATACCATTTCAAAGTTTGCCAATAATTCGGAAGCTGCAAGTCTTTACAATGCTTTTTGTGCCGAATACATCGATTACCTTCAGTTTGTAAAATAATTAGAAATGGCTAAAATCAATATAGGCAATTTAATTGCTAGCAAAACCAAAGAGACATTCAGCAACAATCAGTTAATCAATAGTGAGACTGTCAAAAATAATATTCAAATTCTGGAAGAGCTTAGGGTTTTTATTCCACCTTTGGGCATAGATGAATATAGCCAGCTAGAGGCTAATATTATTAAAAATGGGTGTCGTGATGCCCTTACTGTTTGGGAAACAACCGCAGGAGTACTTGACCCTTCAGTAGATAATCCACAAGTGCCACAGTATATTTTGGTAGATGGTCATAACCGATATGACATTTGCAAAAAGAACAATATTACCTTCAATGTACAATTAATGTCTTTTACTTCTTTGCAACAAGTAAAAGAGTATATGATTGATTTACAGTTAGGTAGGCGTAATTTAACCCCCGAACAAGTTTCCTATTTTAGAGGCTTACGTTTTCTAAATGAGAAAAATGATATAGGTAAATATGAGCGTCAGAACCATGCGGTTCAAAATGAACCTTATGATAAAACCGATGTTGGCGATACTGCCGAGCGTTTGGCAAACGAATTTAATGTAGCTCGTTCTACTATCAAGCGAGACGCGGCCTTTGCCAAAGGACTAAACAAACTGGACTCGTCATTGAGAAATGATATTTTGACAGGCAAAAAGAAAGTTGCTAAGGGAATGATTCAGGCTTTGGCAAAAGATAACGAGCTAACTCAACCTATAGAACAGCTAGAAGAGCTTGAGGCTATTGTACCAAAAAATCCAGAAGTTAGTAAATTCAATACGACTGATTTTGATTCAGACTATCAGTTGCTTCTTCAAACAGCCAATAAGTTTTATCAGGCCAAAAACCAAAAATCTTTGCAAGAGTTACAGGCTTTAGTCAAAAAAATGGGAAGTTATATTGTAGAATAAAAACCCAAAGATTTTGGTTAATAATCATGCGGTTCATTTTGAACCTTATGCTTTCAGGTTCATTGAAAAGCATAAGGTTCAAAATGAACCGCATACTTTTTGGCATGTTTTAGTACAAAAGAACCTTAAAAGCACACAAATCTTTGGGGAAAGAAGGGCTTATTTGACTAAATTGCTTTTTTAGTTAATCCAAAAATGAACATAATGAAAAAGACAAGTATTATTGGTGGTGTACTGGTATGGTGTGCTCAGGTGGCAGTTGCTCAACTAGAAGGGCTAAATCTGATAAAACAAGGGGCTGAATTGGTACAGGTATCGAAGCAATTTACCTTCACAGAAGGCCCAGCGGTAGATAAAAAAGGAAATATCTTTTTTACAGACCAGCCTAACGATAAAATTTGGAAATATGATACACACGGAAAACTAAGCCTTTTTATGGATAAAACAGGTCGCTCGAATGGACTGTATTTTGATAAAAAAGGTAATCTGATAGCTTGTGCCGATGAAAAAAATGAAATTTGGGTGATTAACAATGGCAAAAAGACAAGCGTATTGCTCGACAA from Flectobacillus major DSM 103 carries:
- a CDS encoding ParA family protein encodes the protein MLTHENALKFFRHRPAISVAAVEKQASIPSGTIAQALSKGRQLSEKHLVALDGVLRDYGYTDDLYQKARVVSVINHKGGVGKTTTVCSLGEALANKGFKVLMIDLDPQGNLSQILGIEQPESQVADALIHDAEFPTITLDEGLDLAPSDIDLGNAEYQLILVPGGDLRLKNRMTPLLTKYDYILIDCPPSLGKLTVSAMYASDSCLITMQPEMAAMKGVNSLLEKIHEIKKNLNPMLDIDGLVFTMVKKNSVHDGIKEAVRQNLPLRIFNTEIKHLVDFQKAQVAGNTISKFANNSEAASLYNAFCAEYIDYLQFVK
- a CDS encoding TonB-dependent receptor gives rise to the protein MKNNFYAKQFCQLLTTLIMLFCGVNTYAQITTSAISGRVKDKAGHEIPGASVIATYLPTGAKYGVASSSDGHFTIANMNPGGPYKIVVTFVGYAPQVAEGLTFNLGSNANVDFILQEESTALAEVVVKGEKGGTKLGAGTNLGENQIKTLPTLSRSLTDMTRMTPQSANNSFAGTNFRYNNVTIDGTINNDAIGFSPSLGGQSGTSGMPGSSTRTNPISLDAIQDIQVYIAPYDVKIGNFTGGSINAVTRSGTNEVTGSVYGFGRNATITGPNNAGDGAKVPSSYYDYQTGFRVGLPLIKNKLFFFTNEEITRRQEPLFYGAGYKDANGNQLSLIDAATAQKITDFVKTNYGFDVGEANNYNIYAKSNKFFNRLDWNISDKHQLSIRNNYITSEASNLERDLANFRFSSMDFKQINNQNSTVAELKSRFGNASNSLILGYSDIHDYRQPLSGNASFPQVEIAANGGTIFLGNDREATIFNMRQKTIEFTDNFTWFSGKHTFLVGTHNEIYHINYGFVNSWNGRVAYRNLDEFFAGKVNRVRGSYNFTNNDRDYNFDNPYAKFNVGMFSVYAQDEIQVNDRLKLSPGLRFDLATTDSPAISTIAHNTPIDPNAGTTYSATPLSQINNKIFGQVLVSPRIGFNYDVNGDKSLIIRGGSGIFTGKIPFAWLGYAFYNDGVGYGSFDVNNLATKTGVKGDVLKDGAKTFAFNNGQGNQTQVDVMNNNFKMPQVWRSSLAVDYNTNGYKFTLEGIFTKTINDLKFQQVNLKDSVKYFSYDTDRQMPIYLSGGASGQKVNTGFSNAYMLSNTSQGYRYSLTGQVAKNYNFGLNISVAYTYGQSWDLTNGIRNSMESNWQLNQSLTPNDPKLAYSNFDIRHRIIASIGYKKQWNKTHATTVSTVISAQSGNPFTWGFVNATLANTPQAAGLAYIFKDTDEATKYMVDYKDANGTTITAAQQAQEFMNFVNADSYLSTRKGTFTERNTGRTPWNTTADLRIMHDIAIHSGKKAHTIQVSLDVINFTNLLNSGWGRVYFVSNTFNSTSSLGLVRKNSGTAADPVYNFIKPSTPYSVDQLASRYQAQLGLRYSF
- a CDS encoding replication initiation protein, producing the protein MTKKEKKQQEESSVESAEYLFEEQTFIEKRVHNYLPNNLVVSHARYSRIEQKIFEFFINQIDFDKSKDMSTTTGLIIKIPLRYISKHIKYADLKTYSATLGSKPITIEEISKTSKKEKFIHIFPFIKIEYNPDKGFLEFYTNPQISPFLFYLEKQYAKYKLESVLSFKSVYTTPMYRLLRMHIGQNRSVFIYSIDELRKILGVDTEKYTNFKDFKKYVIEPAKRELAESSYEPIHFDYESTDKKLRNITHLTFTIINAITISNREKEELSVAVQQMADPYSLVTSASIILKRDYNMPDYQIEKILANQDLLRQFIMLDIELNNGVHPKVKNRTAWILACLGLVKKKTKA